From the genome of Eublepharis macularius isolate TG4126 chromosome 12, MPM_Emac_v1.0, whole genome shotgun sequence, one region includes:
- the LOC129339742 gene encoding vomeronasal type-2 receptor 26-like: MDAAVKKLQFNEEAAGAEVGESSRGQSSVGQTSEAPAVDFEQEVVMDSASVALAVDPVEVGEGSRLVVKSIQGQLAALAFISKARGYPKAMGDFRVRKMLEGWSHKAVVCADPREPVSPSVLKGLITAWGAICSSGYEARLIHMAALVAFLGALCISELVVQSKVNESGHALMAWDIKLEYRSVSLTIRRSKTDQKHRDVVIRLETCADLELCPVQALRKYLRICGEDQGVFFRHEDQSPLTRYQFWTMTEKGDNVCPQVQFEALLLRDVFPSLVRPRTYTANLVCRSITKYYQHILALSFAVKEINENANILPNTSLGFYILNSLNHARVTYKATLSLLSTQQTLIPNFSCKSQKELVAVIGGLLSDISADMATILNIYKTPQLTHGSFSRVREENHQFPFLYQMVPSEAHQYRGVVRLLQHFQWTWIGLLAMDDDNGDTFLQRIVPALLENSICFAFILRLPQTSYIGDMVDLFLMQWEKYANLMDTRANVCFVYAEIPAMIVLRVILFQAPMFSLPPVGKVWIVTSHWDFESISVQGIWEISSFHGALSITNHSNQPPGFQNFLQLIRPSWSERDGFIQNFWEQAFSCSLKRSNVQDDNKRSCTGGERLETLPSTLFEMRMTGHSYNVYNAVYAVAHTLHDIHISRSQHRRMINGGQVDFQNIKAWQFHNFLRCIVFNNSAGDTVRFDKNGELVAGFDITNWITFSNGSFVRVKVGRLDPQAPSDEQLTINDDQVVWHSSFNRVLPLSVCNDHCHPGYSRQKKEGEKFCCYDCVPCSEGMISDLMDTNACIKCPEDQYPSKGRNQCMPRRKTFLSYEEPLGAILAVLAISLALMTVFIFGIFVRHRDTPIARANNRGLTYILLVSLFLCFLCSLLFIGQPGIMTCLLRQMAFGIVFSVALSSVLSKTITVVLAFIATKPGSTGRKWVGKRPANSTVLSCSFIQGGICVFWLSISAPYPDTDMQSLKGEIVLECNEGSVLMFYCVLGYMGFLALVSFMVAFLARKLPDSFNEAKFITFSLLIFCSVWLSFVPSYLSAKGKFMVAVEIFSILSSSAGFLGCIFLPKCYIIMMKPELNNKNQMLRRK; encoded by the exons ATGGATGCAGCAGTTAAGAAGCTGCAGTTTAATG AGGAAGCAGCAGGAGCAGAGGTTGGAGAGTCCAGCAGAGGCCAGTCATCTGTGGGCCAGACGAGTGAGGCGCCAGCAGTGGACTTTGAACAAGAGGTTGTCATGGATTCTGCATCTGTGGCATTGGCTGTTGACCCTGTGGAGGTTGGGG AAGGGTCAAGGTTAGTGGTCAAATCCATTCAGGGTCAATTAGCAGCTTTGGCTTTTATAAGCAAGGCTCGGGGGTACCCTAAGGCCATGGGGGACTTCCGTGTTAGGAAGATGTTGGAGGGATGGTCACACAAAGCTGTAGTTTGCGCTGATCCTAGGGAGCCTGTTTCTCCATCAGTTCTCAAGGGCCTTATTACAGCCTGGGGCGCCATTTGTAGCTCAGGATATGAGGCCAGATTAATTCATATGGCTGCTTTAGTAGCCTTTTTGGGGGCTCTGTGCATTAGCGAGCTGGTTGTCCAGTCTAAGGTGAACGAATCTGGTCATGCCTTGATGGCTTGGGATATTAAATTGGAATATAGAAGTGTTTCCCTCACAATTAGgaggtccaagacggaccagaaaCATAGAGATGTGGTCATTAGACTGGAGACATGTGCAGACCTGGAGTTGTGTCCGGTACAAGCTCTCCGTAAATATTTACGTATTTGTGGAGAGGATCAGGGGGTGTTTTTTAGGCATGAGGATCAGTCACCCCTGACACGCTACCAGTTTTGGACCATGACTGAGAAG ggggacAATGTCTGCCCCCAAGTCCAGTTTGAAGCTCTATTGCTCAGAGACGTATTTCCTAGCTTAGTGAGGCCTAGGACTTACACTGCCAATCTTGTGTGCAG GTCAATAACAAAGTACTATCAGCATATTTTGGCATTGTCATTTGCTGTAAAAGAGATCAATGAGAATGCCAACATCTTACCAAATACCAGTTTGGGTTTCTACATCCTCAACAGCTTAAACCATGCAAGGGTGACTTATAAAGCCACCCTAAGTTTGCTTTCTACACAGCAGACACTAATCCCCAACTTCAGTTGTAAATCCCAGAAGGAGCTTGTAGCGGTCATTGGAGGACTTTTGTCTGATATCTCTGCTGATATGGCCACCATTTTGAACATCTACAAGACTCCACAG CTCACGCATGGATCATTTTCCCGAGTACGGGAGGAGAATCACCAATTCCCTTTCTTGTATCAGATGGTCCCCAGTGAGGCCCATCAGTACAGGGGAGTTGTCCGGTTACTTCAACATTTTCAATGGACTTGGATTGGTCTCTTGGCTATGGATGATGACAATGGAGATACATTTTTGCAAAGAATTGTGCCAGCACTCTTGGAGAATAGCATTTGTTTTGCATTCATATTAAGATTACCCCAAACATCTTATATAGGAGATATGGtagatttatttttaatgcaGTGGGAAAAATATGCAAATCTCATGGACACAAGAGCCAATGTATGTTTTGTATATGCTGAAATTCCTGCCATGATTGTTTTAAGGGTGATTCTTTTTCAGGCACCCATGTTTTCTTTACCTCCAGTAGGTAAAGTGTGGATTGTTACATCTCACTGGGACTTTGAGTCCATCTCTGTCCAGGGAATTTGGGAAATAAGCAGTTTCCACGGTGCCTTATCTATTACCAATCATTCCAACCAGCCCCCAGGATTCCAAAATTTCCTTCAGCTCATAAGACCTTCCTGGTCTGAAAgagatggttttattcagaactTCTGGGAACAGGCATTCAGCTGTTCATTGAAAAGATCTAATGTGCAGGATGACAATAAGAGGTCCTGCACTGGTGGGGAGAGGCTGGAGACCCTTCCAAGCACTTTGTTTGAAATGCGTatgactggccacagctacaATGTCTACAATGCAGTCTACGCAGTGGCACACACTTTGCATGATATCCATATATCTAGATCCCAACATAGAAGAATGATAAATGGAGGGCAGGTGGACTTCCAAAACATAAAGGCATGGCAG TTCCACAACTTTTTAAGGTGCATCGTGTTCAATAATAGCGCCGGAGACACTGTGCGTTTTGATAAAAATGGGGAATTAGTTGCAGGTTTTGATATTACTAACTGGATAACATTTTCAAATGGATCATTTGTTAGAGTGAAAGTTGGAAGATTGGATCCTCAGGCTCCTTCAGACGAACAGCTTACCATTAATGATGACCAAGTTGTGTGGCATAGCAGCTTTAATCGG GTACTGCCCCTTTCTGTGTGCAATGACCACTGTCACCCCGGTTACAGCAGGcaaaagaaggagggagagaaattttgctgctatgattgtgtTCCATGTTCTGAAGGAATGATCTCTGATCTAATGG ATACGAATGCCTGCATCAAATGTCCAGAAGATCAGTATCCCAGCAAGGGCCGCAATCAATGCATGCCCAGGCGTAAAACATTCCTCTCTTACGAAGAACCATTAGGAGCCATCTTAGCCGTGTTAGCTATTTCTTTAGCCCTGATGACAGTATTTATTTTTGGGATCTTTGTGAGACACAGAGACACTCCCATAGCCAGAGCCAACAACCGCGGCCTCACCTACATTCTCCTGGTCTCGCTCTTTCTTTGCTTCCTCTGCTCCTTGCTCTTCATTGGACAGCCTGGAATAATGACCTGCCTTCTGCGTCAAATGGCTTTCGGCATCGTCTTCTCCGTGGCTCTTTCCAGTGTGCTgtccaaaaccatcactgtggttctgGCATTTATAGCCACCAAACCAGGATCCACGgggaggaagtgggtggggaaaagaccAGCAAATTCGACCGTCCTTTCCTGCTCTTTTATTCAAGGAGGGATTTGTGTTTTCTGGCTGAGTATTTCTGCTCCGTATCCAGACACAGACATGCAATCATTGAAGGGGGAAATTGTATTAGAATGCAACGAGGGCTCGGTTCTCATGTTTTACTGCGTCCTGGGCTATATGGGCTTCCTGGCCCTTGTTAGCTTTATGGTggctttcctggccaggaagttgcctgacagtttcaatgaagccaaattTATCACTTTCAGCTTGctgatcttttgcagtgtttggctgtCCTTTGTTCCGTCCTACTTGAGCGCCAAAGGGAAgttcatggtggccgtggagatcttctccatcttatcTTCCAGCGCTGGATTCCTGGGCTGTATTTTTCTCCCTAAATGCTACATCATTATGATGAAGCCTGAGCTGAACAACAAAAATCAGATGTTAAGGAGAAAATGA
- the LOC129339743 gene encoding erythroblast NAD(P)(+)--arginine ADP-ribosyltransferase-like, with protein sequence MKIRNSLPEDILIKRAPTDCSHTTKKKDPRFRQGCYKRQKYIRMDSLLWTVVLLVSVSIVLPAAGDAELQADSNETTASPSNPVLNLAYYTLDDKYNGCVKALKRKLKSLLKTELAMSETYRDTWNKALENWRRIKDSKSFPQNITEFVEVAILTYASEKPKVYPEFNAATRTAGKGPKEYEAYLFKSLHFLLTIAAKEPQLKPLKCISVYRGTDVEFSIEKTFRFGQFTSTSERKEIAYRFGKTTFFRLFTCKGYSISEMSTYQSEEEVLIPPFEIFQVTLIKDTAKGKTINANSAGSCSNHNCAFVGKGWNGTQACPEHQVPELLALAIFKGSLNPERAVLTPANTSAATLDEPTASVIIPFCKL encoded by the exons ATGAAAATACGGAATTCATTGCCAGAGGAT ATTCTTATAAAAAGAGCACCAACAGACTGCAGTCACACGACAAAGAAGAAAGACCCCAGATTTAGACAAGGCTGCTATAAACGACAGAAGTATATTAGGATGGATAGCCTATTGTGGACTGTTGTCCTGCTAGTCAGTGTTTCCATAGTGTTGCCTGCTGCGGGAGATGCTGAG CTTCAGGCTGACTCCAATGAGACGACTGCAAGCCCATCCAACCCAGTATTGAACTTGGCTTATTACACCCTTGATGACAAGTACAATGGTTGTGTGAAAGCTCTGAAGAGGAAACTCAAGTCTCTCCTTAAGACAGAGCTAGCAATGTCAGAAACATATAGAGATACATGGAACAAAGCCTTGGAAAATTGGAGGAGGATAAAGGATTCAAAGTCATTTCCTCAGAATATAACAGAATTTGTTGAAGTGGCTATCTTGACATATGCATCAGAAAAGCCTAAAGTCTACCCAGAATTCAATGCTGCCACCCGAACCGCAGGAAAAGGGCCCAAAGAATATGAGGCCTATCTTTTCAAATCTCTACACTTCCTTTTAACAATAGCAGCCAAAGAACCTCAGTTAAAGCCGCTGAAATGCATCAGTGTCTACAGAGGTACCGATGTGGAATTTTCCATTGAGAAAACATTCCGGTTTGGACAGTTCACCTCCACTTCAGAGAGGAAAGAAATAGCTTATAGGTTTGGGAAGACAACCTTCTTTAGGTTGTTCACCTGCAAGGGCTATTCAATAAGTGAGATGTCCACCTATCAATCTGAAGAGGAAGTGTTAATCCCTCCTTTTGAGATATTCCAGGTCACTTTGATTAAAGACACTGCAAAAGGCAAGACCATAAACGCCAACTCGGCGGGGAGCTGTAGCAATCACAACTGTGCCTTTGTCGGGAAAG GGTGGAACGGCACTCAGGCCTGCCCAGAACACCAAG TTCCAGAGCTCTTAGCTCTTGCAATATTTAAGGGTAGTTTGAACCCTGAAAGAGCAGTTTTGACTCCTGCCAACACATCTGCAGCAACACTGGATGAACCAACAGCAAGCGTGATCATCCCTTTTTGCAAACTGTAG